From the Leptospira biflexa serovar Patoc strain 'Patoc 1 (Paris)' genome, one window contains:
- a CDS encoding SGNH/GDSL hydrolase family protein gives MSIALVLSVTNCNSTSKRDYFDSNFKCFAEPGWRDDANFKKYIEKAWLPTRLLYAKDNSKIKRSDIVFTGDSLVHLFLPNLMAKEFPGKSVTNRGIGGDMSETLLSRIDDDVLRLEPKTVVIEIGGNDFIQGKCLSLVQNNLLSIIKKIHSRNHQIRIFLIAVPPTRVKELNQIVPVYNLFLNQVARTTQNVEYIEVWDIMRKPDAPTLSEEFIRPNGDSLHFNEKGYEIWGKKLRPYLQK, from the coding sequence GTGTCTATCGCCCTGGTTTTGAGTGTTACCAATTGTAATTCCACCTCAAAACGAGATTACTTCGACTCTAATTTTAAGTGTTTTGCGGAACCAGGTTGGCGTGATGATGCCAATTTCAAAAAGTATATAGAGAAAGCTTGGCTCCCCACACGCCTGTTATACGCTAAAGACAATTCCAAAATCAAACGATCCGATATTGTTTTTACAGGAGATAGTTTGGTACATTTGTTTTTACCAAACCTCATGGCAAAAGAATTTCCTGGAAAGTCTGTTACCAATCGTGGGATTGGTGGAGATATGTCAGAAACTCTCCTCTCTCGCATTGATGATGATGTGTTACGCCTAGAACCAAAAACAGTCGTCATTGAAATTGGCGGAAATGATTTCATCCAGGGGAAATGTTTGAGTCTTGTGCAAAACAATTTACTTTCCATCATCAAAAAAATCCATTCACGCAACCATCAAATCCGAATCTTTTTAATTGCGGTTCCACCCACTCGAGTGAAGGAACTCAATCAGATTGTACCTGTTTACAATTTGTTTTTAAACCAAGTCGCAAGGACCACGCAGAATGTTGAATACATTGAAGTTTGGGACATCATGCGGAAACCGGATGCACCCACACTCAGTGAAGAGTTCATTCGTCCCAATGGCGACAGTTTACATTTTAATGAAAAAGGGTATGAAATTTGGGGTAAAAAATTACGACCTTATTTACAAAAATAA
- a CDS encoding glycosyltransferase family 2 protein, whose translation MTSIPLSCAIITLNEADNLSRTLKAISFIDDIVVVDSGSTDETVTIAKSFGVKVYNRPFENYADQKNFAISKTKHDWVLAIDADEVVSPNLKTEILDLFSKNQLETKGYLIPRLTFYLGKWIRFSGYYPNYQIRLFHKSEGQFSGGLVHERVKLSSKPRKLKNPLFHYSYKNISDHLKFIDRYSSLFAEEEYRKGKRSSVLWAFVKGCFKGFYMYWIRLGILDGKQGFVLALLGFYYNFLKYLKLYEKSNSVPSFFVMVDSIHDVKGKKSTKKNSDQIHV comes from the coding sequence ATGACATCAATTCCCCTTTCTTGCGCCATCATCACCTTAAACGAAGCAGACAATCTCAGTCGGACTTTAAAAGCCATTTCCTTTATTGACGATATAGTCGTCGTCGATTCTGGTTCCACAGATGAGACGGTAACAATCGCAAAATCATTCGGTGTGAAAGTCTACAATAGGCCATTTGAAAATTACGCAGACCAAAAAAACTTTGCCATTTCCAAAACCAAACATGATTGGGTGCTTGCCATCGATGCAGATGAAGTGGTGTCCCCGAATTTAAAAACAGAAATTTTAGATTTATTTTCCAAAAATCAATTGGAAACCAAAGGATACTTAATCCCGAGGCTTACCTTTTATTTAGGAAAGTGGATACGTTTTAGTGGTTATTACCCCAATTACCAAATTCGATTGTTTCATAAATCCGAAGGACAGTTTAGCGGAGGTTTGGTGCACGAAAGAGTCAAATTATCTTCTAAACCTCGCAAGTTAAAAAATCCACTCTTTCATTATTCGTATAAAAATATCTCCGATCATTTGAAATTCATCGATCGTTATTCGAGTTTGTTTGCAGAAGAAGAGTATAGAAAAGGAAAACGTAGTTCTGTGCTTTGGGCTTTTGTGAAAGGATGTTTTAAAGGATTTTATATGTATTGGATTCGTTTAGGAATCCTAGATGGAAAACAAGGTTTTGTCCTCGCTCTCCTAGGTTTTTATTATAATTTTTTAAAGTATCTCAAACTATATGAAAAATCGAACTCAGTCCCTTCTTTCTTTGTTATGGTTGATTCGATTCATGATGTAAAGGGCAAAAAATCCACCAAGAAAAATAGCGACCAAATTCACGTTTGA
- a CDS encoding bifunctional folylpolyglutamate synthase/dihydrofolate synthase, with the protein MNFLDFLNERQNIEKTRNFNVFQTYTLDGLKPIFEHVKKITQKNVHNPLRISVVGTNGKGSTSHYLACLFSKLGYKVGLYTSPHLISPLERFQLVWDGNPTLPLLDELNLLFQNHFLPEIELYESLSYFEFLTVFAFLFFSEQNTEVQIWEAGLGGRLDATKLVDANHVVLTKIGLDHSAILGNTKEAICQEKLAIIGDRCLSLFAMEEEVESLKTSFVNRPRANSVPLHIFSCPPNESYLETNFLFAKDTISQIIPNIQKNLASLSFQDLPKPRGRMEVMQREPLVVFDPSHNPDAILTTTQEFAKSQSKFHIFLGSLPDKDLKGILEALSPSETKIESLLLWEGEGFGSFPEPTGALSAKTDRVRTTAEILPFFQGRIPILVLGSFRLYGIVANLIQNTIKM; encoded by the coding sequence ATGAACTTTTTAGATTTTTTAAACGAGAGGCAAAACATTGAAAAAACAAGAAACTTCAATGTATTCCAAACCTATACTCTCGATGGTTTGAAACCTATCTTTGAACATGTAAAAAAAATAACCCAAAAGAACGTTCACAATCCATTACGCATCAGTGTTGTGGGAACCAATGGGAAAGGTTCCACCTCACACTACTTAGCTTGTCTTTTCTCAAAATTGGGATACAAGGTAGGGCTTTACACATCACCACATTTAATTTCCCCACTCGAAAGGTTCCAATTGGTTTGGGATGGAAATCCCACTCTTCCCCTTTTGGATGAGTTGAACCTCCTTTTCCAAAACCATTTCCTACCCGAAATAGAACTTTATGAATCTTTATCCTATTTTGAATTTTTAACTGTTTTTGCTTTCCTGTTCTTTTCTGAACAAAACACAGAAGTTCAAATTTGGGAAGCAGGCCTCGGGGGAAGGCTTGATGCTACCAAATTGGTAGATGCAAATCATGTGGTGCTGACAAAAATTGGCCTCGACCATTCGGCCATTTTAGGGAATACAAAAGAAGCCATCTGCCAAGAAAAGTTAGCCATCATTGGAGATCGTTGTTTGTCATTATTTGCGATGGAAGAAGAAGTGGAATCCTTAAAGACATCATTTGTTAATCGACCAAGAGCCAATTCCGTTCCCTTACATATATTTTCTTGTCCACCAAATGAAAGTTATCTGGAAACTAATTTCCTTTTTGCAAAAGATACCATCTCCCAAATCATTCCCAATATACAAAAAAACCTCGCCTCCCTTTCCTTCCAGGACCTTCCCAAACCCAGAGGAAGGATGGAGGTTATGCAAAGGGAGCCACTCGTAGTCTTTGACCCTTCCCATAACCCTGATGCCATTTTGACCACGACTCAGGAATTTGCAAAATCCCAATCCAAATTCCACATCTTCCTCGGAAGCCTTCCCGACAAAGACCTAAAAGGCATCCTCGAAGCCCTTTCTCCATCGGAAACGAAGATCGAAAGCCTCCTCCTTTGGGAGGGAGAGGGGTTTGGATCGTTTCCAGAACCAACGGGTGCCTTGTCTGCGAAGACAGATAGGGTCCGAACAACTGCGGAAATCCTACCCTTTTTCCAAGGCAGAATACCGATTTTGGTGTTAGGAAGTTTCCGACTTTATGGAATTGTGGCAAATTTAATACAAAATACAATAAAGATGTAA
- a CDS encoding shikimate dehydrogenase family protein, translated as MHSKHTEIFGILGFPLGHTLSPWIHNTLFQLSDYDAVYLVFENEGWKELGLKPLLDLGVKGVSVTIPFKEWAYTQAEKVCEASKAMLASNTLLLREGIEAVNTDGSGAIQSILQSNPELLNPKRSKNILVLGSGGSAKGILFSIAKELEGRNKNQSIHRKVHLLARNETAMSEIEQSLGNPSWLGRVTKEQVIQEKEEYDLIIHTTPIGMKGVGGEPILDSQFFTKKHTLFDIVYNPLETDLVKIAKQKKANIIPGYHMLLFQGIRQFELFTNTKVKPKWIKKVESILLHELKKRK; from the coding sequence TTGCATTCAAAACACACTGAGATCTTTGGCATATTGGGATTTCCCTTAGGCCATACCCTATCCCCTTGGATCCATAATACCCTCTTCCAGCTCTCAGATTACGATGCCGTATATTTAGTATTTGAAAACGAAGGTTGGAAAGAACTCGGCCTGAAGCCCTTACTTGATTTAGGTGTGAAGGGAGTATCCGTCACCATTCCCTTCAAAGAATGGGCATACACGCAAGCAGAGAAGGTTTGTGAGGCTTCTAAAGCGATGTTGGCATCGAATACCCTTCTCTTACGCGAGGGCATTGAAGCTGTGAATACAGATGGATCTGGTGCCATACAATCCATCTTACAATCAAACCCAGAACTCTTAAACCCAAAGAGATCCAAAAACATTCTTGTACTGGGGAGTGGCGGGAGTGCCAAAGGGATTTTGTTTTCGATTGCCAAAGAATTGGAAGGCAGAAACAAAAACCAATCCATCCATCGTAAGGTCCACCTCCTTGCAAGAAACGAGACTGCGATGAGTGAAATCGAACAATCGTTAGGAAATCCATCTTGGTTGGGACGAGTCACAAAAGAACAAGTGATCCAAGAAAAAGAAGAGTATGATCTCATCATCCACACCACACCTATCGGAATGAAAGGTGTAGGTGGGGAACCCATTTTAGATTCTCAATTTTTTACCAAAAAACACACGTTATTCGACATAGTCTACAACCCTTTGGAAACTGATCTTGTCAAAATAGCGAAACAAAAAAAAGCAAACATCATCCCAGGGTATCATATGTTGCTTTTCCAGGGGATTCGACAGTTCGAACTATTTACGAACACAAAAGTCAAACCAAAATGGATCAAAAAAGTAGAGTCCATTCTTTTACATGAATTGAAAAAAAGAAAATAA
- the mutS gene encoding DNA mismatch repair protein MutS, with amino-acid sequence MSETYEALNTPVMRQYLEVKELHPDGIVFFRMGDFYEMFLDDAKIAAQILDITLTKRQNQIPMAGIPYHATESYISRLISAGKKVVVCEQTKPDDPKAKIMSREVVRIITPGTVVEDNLLGGYQNNYLSLYYKEKTSVYLAFADVSTSELVYFFFSESEKERILDTIKRFSPKEMIYTDDIPPLSKESKIILTQIPKEYVPKKKGAGIDTVVHVLDAYLQYNYRNQNFVFKSPRRIDETEYLILDEQTVSHLELVENPNDKNHTLFGVLNRCLTATGKRYLKQRILFPTRDENKIKDHWDKIEILTQNKKERLKIKESLGDLIDLERVITRFRVGKALPRDFRGIEKSLTAVTLMKAVLDGIGYDFSKLPNDLESLVLEFQNTLFDGELPVFLGNSPFLKSGFHKEYDEAILAREKGKDWILELEEKEKKESGCSSLKIRYNKILGYFIEVSKAQAKDVPSHFLKKQTLVTGERFTSPKLEELERAILQADEIIERIEKQFFDRLVATCISLYEAFLTLSNEVASLDYHLSLTEIKEEYQWIRPEIRNDGIIEYMDSRHPVVETFLPIGERFVPNHLELNPKENAIAVLTGPNMAGKSTFMRQIAINQILFQMGSYVPAKKASLSIVDRIFTRIGSGDNLTKGESTFYVEMRETATILNQFTENSLILFDEVGRGTSTYDGLSIAWAILEFLSKNFPKPKTIFATHYHELTELEKGAGIFNLYLDTFEKDGEILFLKKVKRGKSKQSFGIYVAKLAGIPETVSERAKEILVGLESKKREIKIKNEEPSLFGNILEKEPNGLSANEEKVIKRISQIDPNKIPPLEALSILDELKRILQEEN; translated from the coding sequence ATGTCCGAAACCTATGAAGCTTTGAATACACCAGTGATGCGCCAATATCTGGAAGTGAAAGAACTCCATCCAGATGGAATTGTTTTTTTTCGAATGGGTGATTTTTACGAAATGTTTTTGGATGATGCCAAAATCGCCGCACAAATCTTAGACATCACTCTCACCAAAAGACAAAATCAAATCCCCATGGCCGGGATCCCATACCATGCCACAGAAAGTTATATCTCACGACTGATCTCAGCAGGGAAAAAAGTTGTGGTGTGTGAACAAACAAAACCTGACGACCCTAAGGCGAAGATCATGTCGAGGGAAGTGGTTCGGATCATCACACCTGGCACGGTGGTAGAGGATAATTTACTAGGTGGGTATCAAAACAATTACCTATCTCTTTATTATAAAGAAAAAACTTCCGTTTACCTAGCCTTTGCAGATGTTTCCACTTCAGAGCTTGTTTACTTTTTCTTTTCAGAATCGGAGAAAGAAAGAATTCTCGATACCATCAAACGATTTTCCCCAAAGGAAATGATTTATACGGACGATATCCCTCCTCTTTCGAAAGAATCTAAAATCATTTTAACACAAATTCCAAAGGAATATGTTCCGAAAAAGAAAGGTGCCGGAATTGATACCGTAGTACATGTATTAGATGCGTATTTACAATACAATTATCGGAATCAAAATTTTGTATTTAAATCTCCAAGAAGGATAGATGAAACCGAATATTTGATTTTAGACGAACAAACTGTATCTCACTTGGAACTTGTCGAAAATCCGAATGACAAAAACCACACTTTATTTGGGGTTCTCAATCGTTGTCTCACGGCAACAGGGAAACGGTATCTCAAACAAAGGATTCTTTTTCCCACTCGCGATGAAAACAAAATCAAAGACCATTGGGATAAAATTGAAATCTTAACTCAAAACAAAAAAGAAAGACTCAAAATCAAAGAATCACTCGGTGACCTCATCGACTTAGAACGTGTCATCACTCGTTTCCGCGTAGGTAAAGCCTTACCACGTGATTTTCGAGGGATCGAAAAAAGCCTAACAGCTGTGACTCTCATGAAAGCTGTATTGGATGGGATTGGTTATGACTTTTCAAAACTTCCTAACGATTTAGAATCTCTGGTATTGGAATTTCAAAACACACTATTTGATGGGGAACTTCCCGTATTTCTCGGGAACTCTCCCTTTTTAAAATCTGGCTTTCACAAAGAATATGATGAAGCCATCCTTGCTCGAGAAAAAGGAAAGGATTGGATCTTAGAACTCGAAGAGAAAGAAAAAAAGGAATCAGGTTGTTCAAGCCTAAAAATCAGATACAACAAAATCCTTGGTTACTTTATTGAAGTATCCAAAGCCCAAGCCAAAGACGTCCCCTCTCATTTTTTGAAAAAACAAACCTTAGTGACTGGGGAAAGGTTTACTTCGCCAAAACTCGAAGAACTAGAACGGGCCATTTTACAAGCTGATGAAATCATCGAACGGATTGAAAAACAATTTTTTGACAGATTGGTTGCCACATGTATCTCGTTATATGAAGCTTTTTTAACCTTATCGAATGAAGTTGCCTCTTTGGATTATCATCTTTCTCTCACCGAAATCAAAGAAGAATACCAATGGATTAGGCCGGAAATTCGAAATGATGGTATCATTGAATATATGGATTCTCGTCACCCAGTCGTTGAAACATTTTTGCCCATAGGGGAACGGTTTGTTCCCAATCACCTAGAACTCAATCCAAAAGAGAACGCCATAGCGGTGTTAACTGGTCCCAATATGGCTGGAAAATCAACCTTTATGCGCCAAATTGCCATCAACCAAATCCTCTTCCAGATGGGTTCGTATGTACCGGCAAAAAAAGCATCCCTTTCCATCGTGGATCGAATTTTTACAAGGATAGGGTCTGGGGATAACCTAACAAAAGGAGAATCGACATTTTATGTAGAAATGAGGGAAACTGCCACCATCCTCAATCAATTCACAGAAAATAGTCTCATCCTTTTTGATGAAGTGGGACGTGGCACGTCAACTTACGATGGTTTGTCGATTGCTTGGGCCATTTTAGAATTTTTAAGTAAAAACTTTCCAAAACCAAAGACAATTTTTGCCACCCATTACCATGAATTAACAGAACTTGAAAAAGGGGCAGGGATCTTCAATTTATATCTGGATACCTTTGAGAAGGATGGCGAAATTTTATTCTTAAAAAAAGTAAAACGGGGAAAATCCAAACAATCCTTTGGGATCTATGTGGCAAAACTAGCAGGGATTCCCGAAACAGTATCGGAACGGGCAAAAGAAATATTGGTTGGTCTCGAATCCAAAAAACGGGAAATCAAAATCAAAAATGAAGAACCAAGTTTGTTTGGAAACATTCTTGAAAAAGAACCAAATGGTTTATCAGCAAACGAAGAAAAGGTGATCAAAAGAATCTCTCAAATTGATCCAAACAAAATTCCACCTCTTGAGGCTCTTTCGATCTTAGATGAATTAAAACGAATTCTCCAAGAGGAAAATTAA
- a CDS encoding phosphoribosylanthranilate isomerase: protein MGTKYQIKICGIKDLTTLELCQKLGVDFVGLNFSPRSPRKIDPIMAEELLSIRHLPGFPKLVFLFFENSTEEIQKITEQFQPDLVQLIRGDQWVTKDLWDSLTKKKQLLPAIRIQSPIDSDETLEPNSELVILDSFQKGLGGGSGHTFPWEYVTNVKRPYLLAGGITPDNVKLALDTLHPFGIDVASGVETDGKKDPNKIIQLVQNVRNL from the coding sequence ATGGGAACCAAGTACCAAATCAAAATTTGTGGAATCAAAGACCTTACCACACTGGAGTTGTGTCAGAAACTCGGTGTGGACTTTGTAGGACTTAATTTTTCACCCCGTTCCCCACGTAAGATCGATCCAATCATGGCGGAAGAACTCCTTTCCATTCGCCATTTGCCTGGATTCCCAAAATTGGTATTTTTATTTTTTGAAAACTCAACGGAAGAAATCCAAAAGATCACAGAACAATTCCAACCCGATTTGGTACAACTCATCCGCGGAGACCAATGGGTCACAAAGGATTTATGGGACTCCCTCACAAAAAAAAAACAATTACTCCCTGCCATCCGCATCCAATCCCCCATCGATTCTGACGAAACTTTAGAACCAAACTCAGAACTTGTGATCCTAGATAGTTTCCAAAAGGGACTTGGCGGTGGGAGTGGCCACACCTTCCCTTGGGAATATGTAACAAATGTAAAACGACCATACTTACTTGCTGGAGGGATCACTCCCGACAATGTGAAACTTGCACTGGATACCCTACACCCTTTTGGAATCGATGTGGCGAGTGGTGTGGAAACAGACGGAAAAAAAGATCCTAATAAAATCATTCAATTGGTACAAAATGTCCGAAACCTATGA
- a CDS encoding TetR/AcrR family transcriptional regulator, producing the protein MQTPKEHTRKEILQAAREEFIQLGFEKASMRTIAKKAKVSTSNIYNYFENKEHLLTEILQPVLSGLEKAFAYVSHPDYFEKRFNDSYEAWKERFHIALNYVDANRDDFILLLTKAQGSHLEEFPDTVLTRLTKINFEQYNNFKQKNPGYKGEVDEFVVRNILSFFLNIFVQMVRQGISKQDMLVYQDSFLKFLHFGYKGSIASDLS; encoded by the coding sequence ATGCAAACTCCAAAAGAACATACCAGAAAAGAAATTCTACAAGCGGCTCGTGAAGAGTTCATCCAACTCGGCTTTGAAAAAGCCAGTATGCGCACCATTGCCAAAAAAGCAAAGGTCTCCACGAGTAATATCTACAATTACTTCGAGAACAAAGAACACTTACTCACTGAAATCTTACAACCTGTGTTGTCAGGGCTTGAAAAAGCGTTCGCTTATGTATCCCATCCGGATTATTTTGAAAAACGATTTAACGACAGTTATGAGGCATGGAAAGAAAGATTCCACATTGCACTCAATTATGTGGATGCCAACCGAGATGATTTTATCCTACTTCTCACAAAGGCACAAGGTTCGCATTTGGAAGAATTTCCAGACACGGTACTCACAAGGCTCACCAAAATCAACTTTGAACAGTACAACAACTTCAAACAAAAAAATCCTGGTTACAAAGGGGAAGTGGATGAATTCGTAGTCCGCAATATTCTATCCTTTTTCTTGAATATCTTTGTTCAGATGGTGAGACAAGGAATTTCGAAACAAGACATGTTGGTTTACCAAGACAGTTTCCTTAAATTTTTGCACTTTGGGTACAAAGGATCGATTGCCTCTGATCTGAGCTGA
- a CDS encoding MFS transporter: MQKPSLPFGKQISYAVGQLGWSTLINIIGLHQVYFYLPPAPKPGQDCFPDLIEKMAFWGLSTIGVVAAVGRLWDAFTDPLIANSSDRFFSRFGRRIPFLFLGGIPSAVFCWLIFVPPHNFVSSTNLVWMTSFMLLFYLFLTVYVTPFFALIPELGHTPEERLNLSTYISVTYALGIIVASTEPMIASVLQSSFVFDADPSLQTLVSRQYALGILCIFAAICMYFPVFTIHEKTYCESEASSVPFKEAILLTFKNKNFLYFALSDLCYFLALTILTTGISYYVTVLLELERDFVTQLLTVMLLVSFAFYPVVNFVARKIGKKRTVLIGFYLFLALFLSIFFIGKNSLPISPYIQGYMIVAVAAIPIAILGILPNAILADIAELDSLKTGSKREGLFYAGRTFMQKLGQTLAVLIFSSVILLGLDRDSKQQVSPNVTGIIAPSVADSKSDLKKNNETEAKISKESSICKVEEVETGGELGVRLTGPLASAFCLLAIFLFGKYKEDETLEEIAKIRGK; encoded by the coding sequence ATGCAAAAACCGTCTTTACCATTTGGAAAACAAATTAGTTATGCAGTAGGCCAACTTGGTTGGTCTACACTCATCAATATCATCGGCCTCCACCAAGTTTATTTTTATCTCCCTCCAGCACCCAAACCAGGCCAGGACTGTTTCCCTGATTTAATTGAAAAAATGGCATTTTGGGGCCTTTCCACGATCGGTGTGGTTGCCGCGGTCGGACGATTATGGGATGCGTTCACCGATCCACTCATTGCAAACTCTTCAGATCGCTTTTTTTCACGATTTGGAAGGAGGATTCCGTTTTTGTTTTTAGGTGGGATTCCTTCTGCCGTCTTTTGTTGGTTAATCTTTGTCCCACCACATAACTTCGTTTCTTCGACCAACTTGGTTTGGATGACAAGTTTCATGTTACTCTTCTATTTATTTTTAACAGTGTATGTCACACCATTCTTTGCTCTCATCCCGGAGTTAGGCCATACCCCGGAAGAACGACTCAACCTTTCTACTTATATCTCGGTTACGTATGCACTAGGAATCATTGTTGCCTCCACAGAACCAATGATTGCCAGTGTCCTGCAGTCTAGTTTTGTTTTTGATGCCGATCCATCTCTGCAAACATTAGTCTCTAGGCAATATGCTCTTGGTATTCTTTGTATCTTCGCTGCCATTTGTATGTACTTCCCAGTATTCACCATCCACGAAAAAACTTACTGTGAATCGGAAGCATCCAGTGTTCCATTTAAGGAAGCCATTTTACTCACCTTCAAAAACAAAAACTTTTTGTATTTTGCACTCTCCGATTTGTGTTATTTTTTGGCACTCACCATCCTCACAACAGGAATTTCGTATTATGTAACTGTCCTATTAGAATTGGAAAGAGACTTCGTGACCCAACTGCTCACCGTCATGTTACTGGTTTCGTTTGCGTTTTACCCCGTTGTGAATTTTGTCGCACGTAAAATTGGCAAAAAGAGAACGGTTCTCATTGGGTTTTATCTATTTTTAGCCTTGTTTTTATCCATCTTTTTCATCGGTAAAAACAGTTTGCCAATCTCACCGTATATCCAAGGTTATATGATTGTTGCCGTTGCAGCCATCCCAATTGCGATTCTTGGAATATTACCAAATGCAATATTAGCAGATATTGCTGAACTTGATTCATTAAAAACAGGATCCAAACGAGAAGGTCTTTTTTATGCAGGAAGGACCTTTATGCAAAAACTAGGACAAACACTTGCCGTATTGATCTTTAGTTCCGTGATTTTACTTGGTCTCGACAGAGACTCCAAACAACAAGTTTCACCCAATGTGACAGGCATCATTGCTCCCTCTGTGGCGGATTCTAAGTCAGATCTGAAAAAAAATAACGAGACTGAGGCAAAAATAAGTAAGGAATCAAGTATTTGCAAAGTCGAAGAAGTAGAAACTGGTGGGGAACTCGGGGTTCGATTGACAGGACCTTTGGCTTCTGCATTCTGTTTACTTGCAATTTTTCTCTTTGGTAAATACAAAGAGGATGAAACTTTAGAAGAGATTGCAAAGATACGTGGTAAATAA
- the serB gene encoding phosphoserine phosphatase SerB, translated as MNSLLLISRSPIPDSILHKTFPTHIRNVSDPSFQGNQPSSVSLSKILFSNKLGLHCVRIERSETLSRDQILHIRDELAKDKIDFLVINSLLPKSKESLFVFDMDSTVIKEEVIDELARKHGVYEEVAGVTKKAMEGGMGFDEALRLRVAHLAGLSIQSFKEVYDVLHLNDGMETVFQFVPSNGCKLGILSGGFSPVLELFSNQYPVDFFRANGLEEKGGVFTGQIHGEIINREKKEFYLKQYASELSIPIERVVAVGDGANDALMLNAAGIGIGIHAKQGLKDKITNWIEFTDLSALIFLLENSF; from the coding sequence ATGAATTCACTGCTTTTGATCTCTCGTTCCCCGATTCCTGATTCCATTTTACACAAAACATTCCCCACACACATTCGAAATGTGAGTGATCCGTCCTTCCAGGGGAATCAACCAAGTTCTGTTTCTCTTTCAAAGATTTTGTTTTCTAACAAGCTGGGATTACACTGTGTGAGAATCGAACGCAGTGAAACACTTAGCCGTGACCAAATTTTACACATTCGCGACGAATTGGCAAAGGACAAAATCGATTTTTTAGTTATCAATTCTTTGTTACCAAAATCAAAAGAATCTCTTTTTGTTTTTGATATGGATTCCACTGTCATCAAGGAAGAAGTGATCGATGAACTCGCAAGAAAACATGGTGTGTATGAAGAAGTTGCGGGTGTGACAAAAAAAGCGATGGAGGGCGGTATGGGATTCGATGAAGCCCTAAGGCTTCGTGTAGCTCACCTTGCCGGTTTATCGATCCAAAGTTTTAAAGAAGTATATGATGTATTACATTTAAACGATGGAATGGAAACTGTATTTCAGTTTGTTCCATCAAACGGATGTAAGCTTGGAATCTTAAGTGGGGGATTTAGTCCCGTCCTCGAATTATTTTCAAATCAATATCCAGTGGATTTTTTTCGCGCAAATGGACTCGAAGAAAAGGGCGGCGTTTTTACAGGCCAAATCCACGGAGAAATCATCAACCGAGAAAAAAAAGAATTCTATTTAAAACAGTATGCAAGCGAACTTTCCATCCCGATCGAGAGGGTGGTGGCTGTTGGCGACGGAGCAAACGATGCACTTATGTTAAATGCCGCTGGCATTGGCATCGGAATCCATGCGAAACAAGGATTAAAGGACAAAATTACCAATTGGATTGAATTTACAGATTTATCGGCTTTAATTTTCCTCTTGGAGAATTCGTTTTAA